Proteins from one Coregonus clupeaformis isolate EN_2021a unplaced genomic scaffold, ASM2061545v1 scaf1174, whole genome shotgun sequence genomic window:
- the LOC121540743 gene encoding small VCP/p97-interacting protein isoform X2, whose product MTRRFNKSMGMCLPCLGGAADDVVPTPDPETRRRQLAEAAEKRQKETTYRGVKNPEAVERKKKKQEDMKKQEMTTSPSGGGGGGLKWQVG is encoded by the exons ATGACGCGTCGTTTCAACAAGAG TATGGGGATGTGCTTACCGTGCCTTGGTGGAGCTGCAGACGACGTGGTACCGACACCAGACCCA GAGACAAGGAGACGTCAGCTAGCAGAGGCAGCtgagaagagacagaaagag ACAACCTACAGGGGTGTCAAAAACCCAGAAGCAgttgagagaaagaaaaagaaacaGGAGGACATGAAGAAACAAGAGATGACCACGTCTCcgtctggaggaggaggaggagggctgaaG TGGCAGGTGGGCTAA
- the LOC121540743 gene encoding small VCP/p97-interacting protein isoform X3: protein MGMCLPCLGGAADDVVPTPDPETRRRQLAEAAEKRQKETTYRGVKNPEAVERKKKKQEDMKKQEMTTSPSGGGGGGGGLKWQVG from the exons ATGGGGATGTGCTTACCGTGCCTTGGTGGAGCTGCAGACGACGTGGTACCGACACCAGACCCA GAGACAAGGAGACGTCAGCTAGCAGAGGCAGCtgagaagagacagaaagag ACAACCTACAGGGGTGTCAAAAACCCAGAAGCAgttgagagaaagaaaaagaaacaGGAGGACATGAAGAAACAAGAGATGACCACGTCTCcgtctggaggaggaggag gaggaggagggctgaaG TGGCAGGTGGGCTAA
- the LOC121540743 gene encoding small VCP/p97-interacting protein isoform X1, which yields MTRRFNKSMGMCLPCLGGAADDVVPTPDPETRRRQLAEAAEKRQKETTYRGVKNPEAVERKKKKQEDMKKQEMTTSPSGGGGGGGGLKWQVG from the exons ATGACGCGTCGTTTCAACAAGAG TATGGGGATGTGCTTACCGTGCCTTGGTGGAGCTGCAGACGACGTGGTACCGACACCAGACCCA GAGACAAGGAGACGTCAGCTAGCAGAGGCAGCtgagaagagacagaaagag ACAACCTACAGGGGTGTCAAAAACCCAGAAGCAgttgagagaaagaaaaagaaacaGGAGGACATGAAGAAACAAGAGATGACCACGTCTCcgtctggaggaggaggag gaggaggagggctgaaG TGGCAGGTGGGCTAA